The Oncorhynchus tshawytscha isolate Ot180627B linkage group LG30, Otsh_v2.0, whole genome shotgun sequence genome includes a region encoding these proteins:
- the elmod1 gene encoding ELMO domain-containing protein 1, with product MKHFLRVVTQFFVFLYCKCLWRGLKFVIRKVTGRCELQRICHNNKPGARRTLKIESSLRYSKNELCQSALSAHPDRVEKTIDDIMTLKKVNPDTNPQLGISLQASLFQIVGYRSLVSEVEKLRREPYDCENPDHEEMLMKLWKTLRPDSPLTGRISKQWCEIGFQGNDPKTDFRGMGLLGLHNLLYFAEHDKATALQVLHDSLQPKHRSIPKEASKMSKAEWEQKNFDKAIGYSFAIVGINITDLAYSLLVSGALKTHLYNVAPEMPSLSHFQQTFCYLMQEFHRFWIEEDPCDIMEFNRVRSKFHRRVLRQLKNPDMALCPHFAASDLHLVNL from the exons GGTGGTGACACAGTTCTTTGTGTTCCTGTACTGTAAATGTCTGTGGCGAGGCCTGAAGTTTGTGATCAGGAAGGTCACGGGGAGGTGCGAACTGCAACGGATATGCCACAACAACAAGCCAGGGGCCCGAAGGACCCTTAAGATCG AGTCTTCCCTCAGGTACTCAAAGAATGAG cTGTGCCAGTCTGCCCTCAGTGCTCACCCAGACCGAGTGGAGAAGACCATCGATGACATCATGACCCTGAAGAAGGTCAACCCTGACACTAACCCACA GCTAGGCATCTCCCTCCAGGCCAGTCTGTTCCAGATCGTCGGCTACCGTAGCCTGGTGTCGGAGGTGGAGAAGCTACGCAGGGAGCCATACGACTGTGAGAACCCCGACCATGAGGAGATGCTGATGAAG CTGTGGAAGACACTGCGTCCTGATTCACCACTCACTGGGCGGATCTCCAAGCAGTGGTGTGAGATCGGTTTCCAAGGCAATGACCCCAAGACTGACTTCAGGGGCATGGGTCTACTGGGCCTACACAATCTTct ATATTTTGCTGAGCATGACAAGGCCACCGCTCTCCAGGTGCTTCATGACTCCTTGCAGCCGAAACACAG GAGCATTCCCAAAGAGGCAAG CAAAATGAGCAAAGCAGAATGGGAACAGAAGAACTTTGATAAAGCAATTGG ATACTCCTTTGCCATCGTGGGCATCAACATCACGGATCTGGCCTACTCTCTGCTGGTGAGCGGAGCCCTGAAGACCCACCTGTACAACGTAGCCCCGGAGATGCCCAGCCTCAGCCACTTCCAGCAGACCTTCT GTTACCTAATGCAGGAGTTCCATCGGTTCTGGATCGAGGAGGACCCCTGTGACATCATGGAGTTCAACCGTGTGCGTTCCAAGTTCCACCGGCGGGTGCTGCGGCAGCTCAAGAACCCCGACATGGCGCTGTGCCCCCACTTCGCCGCCTCCGATCTCCACCTGGTCAACCTGTAA